Proteins found in one Quercus robur chromosome 2, dhQueRobu3.1, whole genome shotgun sequence genomic segment:
- the LOC126714229 gene encoding uncharacterized protein LOC126714229 isoform X1 gives MTTVPELTDLFAKLASHLKTLNQDHEEEDALSLSIAKLNQSLNLSNEDSRVRVLDTALSLMCFKAPQVFNSVLQYLVNTIVTVLSSSIACRVFWFQKDEVFQVGSLVSHQDCAEMVEACADVVGKLEGHGMLSQMLACAVVRVVVSASCYQHFLPSTPVLNAKSIDRRSTAVSQLLCHLPREFSLKNHEIPFRLLSWYLDPLTLKHDVLKILQDTMERPFICLNEEFHERMDWRSTIVCLVLSPTMFIETRALLHNWLLVTGLASVQEFLTKLVSIILDIISRPTWWGISVELGLKLPFSNAYLPYSHHHLLRTLAGPISSETFLHLTSSVNEPVSRARKHFDSTTKPAAMKISTVDHKSSWALAINFPDWFYFASVLLFTEEALPDNFHMKFTLGTAKIGQRHDMEQPYSAAGARYIAWILSPISKSHQDLLVDSLTKISESWRPKQFGSVSHDKEAAGFGKKLKKLKSRDNKDYTLTTEHGCQIIGLWLKEFQDICMWYQDKTVNTYSSCEEKTSYGLNLQQSVLFRRIPLGVLIGCPNNIDEEGCHTLLHFAATGRILQSIESKSTTLNHVKRSSVGSEESVRWTENFNKREAVEGACLVFSLTDTVESMSNLMFETEESGLQFIFWVKVRVCKYLINCIKRLIHFRIDEDGVLMLMDLSSRLVKWRNQGQEVSQVNKDLDDVINSLNNKLSSLL, from the exons ATGACCACAGTACCAGAGCTCACCGATCTCTTCGCGAAGCTCGCTTCgcacctcaaaaccctaaatcAAGACCACGAAGAAGAAGATGCTCTTAGCCTCTCAATTGCAAAGCTAAACCAATCCCTGAACCTCAGCAACGAAGAttctagggttagggttttggaCACCGCACTGTCCCTAATGTGCTTCAAAGCACCACAG gTCTTCAACTCGGTGCTCCAGTATTTGGTCAACACTATTGTTACTGTCTTGTCATCTTCAATTGCTTGCCGGGTTTTCTGGTTTCAAAAAGACGAGGTTTTTCAGGTCGGTAGCTTGGTTTCACATCAAGATTGTGCAGAAATGGTGGAAGCGTGTGCCGATGTTGTCGGAAAATTGGAGGGACATG GGATGCTTTCTCAAATGTTAGCATGTGCTGTTGTAAGAGTAGTGGTTTCTGCATCTTGTTATCAACATTTTTTGCCATCAACTCCTGTTCTTAATGCAAAATCAATTGATAGAAGAAGCACAGCAGTTTCACAGCTGCTTTGCCATTTGCCCAGAGAGTTCTCCCTTAAGAACCATGAAATACCTTTCAG GTTGTTGTCCTGGTATCTTGACCCTTTAACTCTAAAGCATGATGTTTTGAAGATTTTACAAGACACTATGGAGAGGCCTTTCATTTGTTTAAATGAAGAATTTCATGAGAGGATGGACTGGCGCTCTACAATTGTTTGCTTGGTACTTTCTCCCACTATGTTTATTGAGACCAGAGCTTTGTTACATAACTGGCTTCTAGTGAC GGGTCTGGCCTCTGTACAAGAGTTTCTAACTAAGTTGGTCTCAATAATACTAGATATAATCTCCAGACCAACATGGTGGGGCATATCAGTGGAATTGGGATTAAAGCTGCCTTTTTCTAATGCATATCTTCCCTACAGCCATCACCACTTATTGAGGACCTTGGCTGGACCAATCTCATCTGAAACCTTTCTGCATTTAacttcgtctgtaaatgaaccAGTTTCTCGTGCTAGAAAACATTTTGATTCTACAACCAAGCCAGCTGCAATGAAGATTTCAACAGTTGATCACAAATCTTCTTG GGCTCTGGCAATCAACTTCCCAGATTGGTTCTATTTTGCCTCTGTTTTGCTCTTCACTGAGGAAGCTCTTCCAGACAATTTTCATATGAAATTCACACTGGGGACAGCCAAAATTGGACAAAGACATGACATGGAACAACCTTATTCTGCTGCTGGAGCAAGGTACATTGCATGGATTCTGAGCCCCATTAGTAAATCTCATCAGGATTTGCTTGTTGATTCTTTAACTAAAATATCAGAGTCCTGGAGGCCCAAACAATTTGGTTCAGTTTCACATGACAAAGAAGCAGCTGGTTTTGGTAAGAAACTGAAGAAACTCAAATCTCGTGACAACAAGGATTACACTCTCACAACAGAGCATGGTTGTCAAATCATTGGACTCTGGCTGAAAGAATTCCAAGACATATGCATGTGGTATCAGGATAAAACTGTCAACACCTATTCGTCATGTGAGGAAAAAACATCCTATGGTCTTAACTTGCAGCAAAGTGTGTTGTTCAGAAGAATCCCATTAGGCGTCTTGATAGGGTGCCCTAATAATATAGATGAAGAGGGATGTCACACGCTGCTACATTTTGCTGCAACTGGTAGAATATTGCAGTCAATAGAAAGCAAGAGCACTACATTGAATCATGTCAAGCGGAGTTCTGTAGGGTCAGAAGAATCAGTTAGATGgactgaaaattttaataaaagagaGGCTGTAGAAGGTGCCTGTCTTGTCTTCAGTTTAACAGATACTGTTGAGAGCATGTCTAACTTGATGTTTGAAACTGAAGAGAGTGGACTGCAATTTATTTTCTGGGTGAAGGTAAGGGTGTGCAAGTACTTGATTAATTGTATCAAGAGGCTAATTCATTTCAGAATTGATGAAGATGGAGTCCTGATGCTAATGGATCTCAGCAGTAGACTGGTGAAGTGGAGGAATCAAGGGCAAGAAGTATCACAGGTTAACAAAGATCTAGATGATGTAATTAATAGCttgaataataaattatctTCACTTTTGTAA
- the LOC126714229 gene encoding uncharacterized protein LOC126714229 isoform X2, translated as MTTVPELTDLFAKLASHLKTLNQDHEEEDALSLSIAKLNQSLNLSNEDSRVRVLDTALSLMCFKAPQVFNSVLQYLVNTIVTVLSSSIACRVFWFQKDEVFQVGSLVSHQDCAEMVEACADVVGKLEGHGMLSQMLACAVVRVVVSASCYQHFLPSTPVLNAKSIDRRSTAVSQLLCHLPREFSLKNHEIPFRLLSWYLDPLTLKHDVLKILQDTMERPFICLNEEFHERMDWRSTIVCLVLSPTMFIETRALLHNWLLVTGLASVQEFLTKLVSIILDIISRPTWWGISVELGLKLPFSNAYLPYSHHHLLRTLAGPISSETFLHLTSSVNEPVSRARKHFDSTTKPAAMKISTVDHKSSWALAINFPDWFYFASVLLFTEEALPDNFHMKFTLGTAKIGQRHDMEQPYSAAGARVLEAQTIWFSFT; from the exons ATGACCACAGTACCAGAGCTCACCGATCTCTTCGCGAAGCTCGCTTCgcacctcaaaaccctaaatcAAGACCACGAAGAAGAAGATGCTCTTAGCCTCTCAATTGCAAAGCTAAACCAATCCCTGAACCTCAGCAACGAAGAttctagggttagggttttggaCACCGCACTGTCCCTAATGTGCTTCAAAGCACCACAG gTCTTCAACTCGGTGCTCCAGTATTTGGTCAACACTATTGTTACTGTCTTGTCATCTTCAATTGCTTGCCGGGTTTTCTGGTTTCAAAAAGACGAGGTTTTTCAGGTCGGTAGCTTGGTTTCACATCAAGATTGTGCAGAAATGGTGGAAGCGTGTGCCGATGTTGTCGGAAAATTGGAGGGACATG GGATGCTTTCTCAAATGTTAGCATGTGCTGTTGTAAGAGTAGTGGTTTCTGCATCTTGTTATCAACATTTTTTGCCATCAACTCCTGTTCTTAATGCAAAATCAATTGATAGAAGAAGCACAGCAGTTTCACAGCTGCTTTGCCATTTGCCCAGAGAGTTCTCCCTTAAGAACCATGAAATACCTTTCAG GTTGTTGTCCTGGTATCTTGACCCTTTAACTCTAAAGCATGATGTTTTGAAGATTTTACAAGACACTATGGAGAGGCCTTTCATTTGTTTAAATGAAGAATTTCATGAGAGGATGGACTGGCGCTCTACAATTGTTTGCTTGGTACTTTCTCCCACTATGTTTATTGAGACCAGAGCTTTGTTACATAACTGGCTTCTAGTGAC GGGTCTGGCCTCTGTACAAGAGTTTCTAACTAAGTTGGTCTCAATAATACTAGATATAATCTCCAGACCAACATGGTGGGGCATATCAGTGGAATTGGGATTAAAGCTGCCTTTTTCTAATGCATATCTTCCCTACAGCCATCACCACTTATTGAGGACCTTGGCTGGACCAATCTCATCTGAAACCTTTCTGCATTTAacttcgtctgtaaatgaaccAGTTTCTCGTGCTAGAAAACATTTTGATTCTACAACCAAGCCAGCTGCAATGAAGATTTCAACAGTTGATCACAAATCTTCTTG GGCTCTGGCAATCAACTTCCCAGATTGGTTCTATTTTGCCTCTGTTTTGCTCTTCACTGAGGAAGCTCTTCCAGACAATTTTCATATGAAATTCACACTGGGGACAGCCAAAATTGGACAAAGACATGACATGGAACAACCTTATTCTGCTGCTGGAGCAAG AGTCCTGGAGGCCCAAACAATTTGGTTCAGTTTCACATGA
- the LOC126714227 gene encoding beta-galactosidase-like: MMMDSKVMASQALRTNVLFLLIIFSYVLAVKATVSYDNKAILIDGKRRILISGSIHYPRSTPEMWPGLIQKAKDGGLDVIQTYVFWNGHEPSRGQYNFQGRYDLVGFIKQVQSAGLYVHLRIGPYVCAEWNLGGFPTWLKYIPGISFRTDNAPFKAEMQRFTKKIVNMMKAEKLFEPQGGPIILSQIENEYELVEYQIGRPGVDYTNWAAGMAVGLGTGVPWVMCKQADAPDPIINACNGFYCENFLPNKNYKPKMWTEVWTGWFSSFGDPVPYRPVEDLAYAVTRFIQNNGSFFNYYMYHGGTNFGRTSGGPFIATSYDYDAPIDEYGLPREPKFTHLRNLHRAIKLAEPALVSNNPIVASLGKNQEAHVFKSKSGVCAAFLSNYDPTYSVKVRFGNGQYDLPPWSVSILPDCRTESFNTAKVNINGLHLKMVASGGAFRWQSYTERIATANDKNAFTANGLKEQISVTWDTTDYLWYMTDVTIGANEGFLKTGNLPVLTVKSAGHALQVFVNGQSIGTAYGSNADPRLTFSSKVNLKAGINKIALLSAGVGLANIGLHFDQWNVGVLGPVTLGGLNTGTWDMSKWKWSYKKGLAGETLNLYSFQGSSSVKWAGGSSLTIKYPLTWYKTTFDAPGGTEPLALDMSSMGKGEIWINGQSIGRHFAASKASGSCGTCSYTGIFKENKCLSGCGMPTQKWYHVPHSWLNPSGNLLVVFEEWGGDPRGIFLVKRTK; encoded by the exons ATGATGATGGATTCAAAAGTTATGGCGTCACAAGCATTGAGAACCAACGTGCTTTTTCTACTAATAATTTTCTCATATGTTTTGGCCGTAAAAGCCACAGTCTCTTACGATAACAAAGCTATCCTCATCGATGGAAAAAGAAGAATTCTCATTTCAGGCTCTATTCACTACCCAAGAAGCACTCCTGAG ATGTGGCCTGGTCTAATTCAGAAAGCTAAAGATGGAGGCTTGGATGTTATCCAGACCTATGTTTTCTGGAATGGACATGAGCCTTCTCGTGGACAA TACAATTTCCAGGGAAGGTATGATCTAGTTGGCTTCATAAAACAAGTCCAGAGTGCAGGCCTTTATGTGCATCTTCGCATTGGTCCTTACGTATGTGCTGAATGGAATTTGGG gGGCTTTCCTACTTGGTTGAAGTACATTCCTGGAATTTCATTTAGAACCGACAATGCCCCATTCaag GCGGAAATGCAAAGGTTCACAAAGAAGATTGTCAATATGATGAAGGCAGAAAAATTGTTTGAACCTCAAGGCGGCCCCATAATTCTAAGCCAG ATAGAGAATGAGTATGAACTAGTGGAATATCAAATTGGTCGTCCTGGAGTAGATTATACGAATTGGGCAGCAGGAATGGCTGTGGGTTTAGGCACTGGAGTCCCTTGGGTCATGTGCAAGCAAGCGGATGCACCTGATCCAATC ATAAACGCCTGCAATGGTTTCTATTGTGAAAATTTCTTGCCAAATAAAAACTACAAACCCAAAATGTGGACAGAAGTTTGGACTGGTTG GTTTTCAAGCTTTGGTGATCCAGTTCCATATAGACCGGTAGAAGACTTGGCATATGCAGTGACAAGGTTCATACAAAATAATGgttcattttttaattattatatg TATCATGGAGGAACAAACTTCGGCAGGACTTCTGGGGGTCCTTTTATTGCAACTAGTTATGATTATGATGCTCCAattgatgaatatg GTCTACCTAGGGAACCAAAATTTACACATTTGAGAAATTTGCATAGAGCCATCAAGCTAGCTGAACCAGCTCTAGTCTCCAACAATCCCATTGTGGCATCACTAGGGAAGAATCAAGAG GCTCATGTTTTCAAGTCAAAATCTGGGGTTTGCGCTGCATTCCTATCAAACTATGACCCAACATATTCGGTAAAAGTGAGGTTTGGAAATGGTCAATATGATCTGCCACCCTGGTCTGTCAGCATTCTTCCTGACTGCAGAACTGAAAGTTTTAACACTGCAAAG GTTAATATCAATGGCTTGCATTTGAAAATGGTGGCTTCGGGTGGTGCATTCAGGTGGCAGTCATACACGGAGAGAATTGCCACTGCTAATGATAAGAATGCATTCACAGCAAATGGGTTAAAGGAGCAAATAAGTGTCACCTGGGACACCACAGACTATTTGTGGTACATGACAGA TGTCACCATAGGAGCCAATGAAGGATTTCTAAAGACAGGAAACCTTCCTGTCCTCACTGTTAAATCAGCAGGCCATGCTTTGCAAGTTTTTGTCAATGGTCAATCAATTG GAACTGCATATGGGAGTAATGCAGATCCAAGACTAACATTTAGTAGCAAGGTGAACCTGAAAGCCGGTATCAACAAGATTGCTTTGTTAAGTGCAGGTGTTGGTCTCGCG AATATTGGCCTGCATTTTGATCAATGGAATGTCGGGGTTCTTGGCCCAGTCACCTTGGGCGGTCTCAATACAGGAACATGGGACATGTCTAAATGGAAGTGGTCCTACAAG AAAGGTCTAGCAGGTGAAACTTTAAATCTTTATTCATTCCAAGGAAGCTCCTCTGTCAAGTGGGCGGGCGGATCTTCATTGACCATCAAATACCCTCTGACTTGGTATAAG ACTACTTTTGATGCACCAGGAGGAACTGAGCCATTGGCTCTAGATATGAGTAGCATGGGAAAAGGTGAGATATGGATAAATGGCCAAAGCATTGGGCGCCACTTTGCTGCAAGTAAAGCATCTGGTTCCTGTGGCACATGCAGTTACACAGGCATATTTAAGGAAAACAAATGCCTAAGTGGTTGTGGAATGCCGACCCAAAAATG GTACCATGTTCCGCATTCATGGCTGAACCCTAGTGGGAACCTACTGGTTGTGTTTGAAGAATGGGGTGGTGACCCAAGGGGgatttttttggtcaaaagaacaaaataa